A stretch of DNA from Tigriopus californicus strain San Diego chromosome 11, Tcal_SD_v2.1, whole genome shotgun sequence:
aaattccaGGCTATGGCCACCAATCTCCTTTGTCTTCAGAGGGCAAGGTGTTTTGCATCATCTATGCCCTGATCGGAATTCCCATGACTTTGATTCTCTTCTCGGCCGTGTTAGAAAGGCTCCAAATTCCCGTTCAGTTCTTGTTGGATCTGATGAAGTCTAAAATTGGTCATCTTTATCAACCAATATACGTCTATCTGATCCACTTTACGTTTGTGAGTAGCCTCCATGGAAtctgaaactgaaagaaaaattTCCAGGACTGCcatcagggtgggcatttcattttgagcaCGTTTGTCATGGTGCCAAAAGGAAAGTAAATCATTAACAcccaatttcaaatacttttaaaatacccaaaataaaaattaGATGCTCTTGTCCAAGAATACTGTTCATGTCTAATTAATTTCAGATCGTGTGCTTAGTCATTTTTCTGATGTTTCTACTTCCGGCTGCAGTGTTTACCACCTTGGAATCCAATTGGAACTATTTGGACTCCCTGTATTATTGCTTTATTTCCCTCACCACAATTGGTCTCGGCGACTTTATCCCCGGAGATTCCCCAGGACAAGCACTTAGACCCGTCTACAAAGCTTGCACAACCTGTGAGTAAATTGATGGGTCTCTCAAAATTAACCTTGACCACCAAGTGACAATCAACTTTATGTTTTCAGTCTACCTTTTGGCCGGAGTGGTGTCCATGATGTTATTGCTAACAATATTCTATAACATCCCCCAATgcaatttcaagttgttctTCTTGTTGAGGCCAGGTGGATGCTGCTCCAGTAACAATGGACGAGGACCTGGACAAAACGGCGGAGAAAGGGTGGATCCAGAGCGCATTCGACTCCAGTCATCTAGTTCTGGTCCCAAATACACCCAACACCTGGAAGATCCAGAGGGAGTAAGTTTTTAAATTGTAAACTGCTCCctttaaaaagtcaaattcatAGGATTTAAAGAGCCATAAGCCTACTCGACAACATAAATATAGTACACTGAACGTTCCCAATGATCTCTTTGTAGCTTTTTCTAACCTCCTGTGGTGTGAATTGTGAAAATGCTTTTCTGTGTTGTAAAATATCTGTGATATTTTTCGTATGTGAATTACAGATTAAAAAGCACAAATCCTCTTATTAAATAAGAGATGTCAAGGAGACACTTCTATATCAGGCCACGTTTTTCATTTTAGAATTCTCGAAGGACCAGAGTAATCCGAGCCAAATCTCGACCGTGCGAGGATTCGCCTTCCCCAACTGAAGAAGAACCAAGCTCCTTCTCTGGCCAGAACTAATATAGATTTTGCCCGATGAAAGGGACAGCCTCGGATTAGTGACCTCATCAACTTTGAAATGAGTTCGTTACCTAACCGACTGAAATCCATATCAACCGCCATATCTGCATTTATGTTGGAATGTCTAATCATGCGCTTATCCTTGTAAAAAGATTGCATTAGTTGATGTGTTATCCAGTGTATATGTCACCTTGTGTGTAGAGATCAATGTACAGCTTCCCACAATCAACAAACTATGAAATACTCTATTTTGAACCCAGGAAACCAAGATGATTTCAAACATTGCTATTGAGATAATCCACGTGAAATTAATgttaaaaaagttcaaaatctgtCCATGTTGATAAAAGCTTAAATAAAATGTCCTCCAACTGAACTCGCGCGCTCCTTTCTTCGACTTTCGTTTTATATAATagatcatcatgatcaaaataaattaTCATTCCACCCTTGGGAGTGACAGCAGGTTCGTCCATTTAAgatgttaaagcagcaactcataCTGTAATTTAAATGCTACAAAGAAGCTCGGACAAAGCTGGCCCGGGCATTGCTGATTGGAAAGTGGTGGCTCTACCAATACGCTATGGCTGTTAGACTTACTATTGAAGACTAGAACATATTGTTACTGATCTTCTGATATTTTAGCTTTcacgttgagcagaaattaCAGAGGTTTAGCGGTTCGAATGGCGCAATCAGAAGTAAACCGGTTGGTGCAACACTGtagaatttctgctcgacaaacgaacaacattttttgtcggagtctaccAATGAGTCAATCGAAGTCGATCGATTCTTTGTATTCGGTCTTTATATTTGCCGCACGAAATTCTCAATTATTTCCAAGCATTTTTGGgggattttgatatttttttaaatcaccACGTAAAACTTAGATCCTCGAAGCAGTCGCCCCTTATTTCATTTAATACACAAATTACTTGGCGATGGTCAATTGTTCGATCATCACTTGCTTTGATGATGTCACCGCAAAATGTTGCCAATAACAACAGGATATTACAATTTATAACAACAAAAGATTAGTGATGCCTCTCGATGACTTCAGTTTCAATGGATACTGGACAAACAACAtccttcaaaatgaaggagaagATCATAAATCTGCCTTTAAATCAAGTTGCAGTAGCAATTCCTGGAATGTTGGAGGAACTCTGTGATTTACATGATTTAAGACAACACgcttttgagaagctgaccgtTCTTTCACCTggctatatgaggaaaggtcagcttcgttaaaaccagtttgaagcgtcaattttgcatcactggcaagtttgtttgctggtaccagcgcttgcctaaatgtccgaatagttGTGCAAACTAACATTCATTCGCGGCCGTTTTAACGCCATCATGGGATTATTAAACAAAACTAATAACAACATCGCTATCGTCATCAGTTTGATAAGGAGTTGTGCTCATCAAACATGATTTGAGTTGTAGTTCGGAGTGCAAGCACTTTATTCGAAATTGTTTTCCGAACATGATTTGGATCATTCCGGTGCTCCTGATCTTTATTCCAGGGACAGTGAAGGGGTCCATTCTCGTTTTGGGAGGGACTGGGACCGCCAGCTCGTACCTGAGCTCCGTAGAATTAATCACCGGGAACGGTACGAACTGTCTTTTCCCTAACTTGACGCAAGGAAGATACGGAGCAGTGGCCGAGAATTTGAATGGCATCATCTACGTTTGCGGAGGTTTCACGGAGGAGGATCCATTCAATTCGAGGTATTCGTAAGAATCAAAGCAATGGTCAAAGGTCATTTTATGTGTTCACAGAAAAAAACTTAGCTGCCTCATGGGGGGACTTAAGGTCAgaccatggaggtctcaatgTAACGTGTAACGTCTTCCATGGGCTGACTTACGTTATTATTCTTAATGAAATTACAGTTATGGAACGGTCTATGTTCTGCGagtaattgaaattcaatcagttatggttctttttttttaatg
This window harbors:
- the LOC131890039 gene encoding potassium channel subfamily K member 6-like; protein product: MARMLSLDKTTLKKPGPGSEMGTGSVAGNGDDDLGMQQSNWRLLGLSFFFLFYLAMGASVFSAIEGPIESEAVKSLEEKQSAFLKKFPCIEAHDLEELMSDVVDANNRGVSLGWNGSVSVPSWSFGQSFFFSSTVITTIGYGHQSPLSSEGKVFCIIYALIGIPMTLILFSAVLERLQIPVQFLLDLMKSKIGHLYQPIYVYLIHFTFIVCLVIFLMFLLPAAVFTTLESNWNYLDSLYYCFISLTTIGLGDFIPGDSPGQALRPVYKACTTFYLLAGVVSMMLLLTIFYNIPQCNFKLFFLLRPGGCCSSNNGRGPGQNGGERVDPERIRLQSSSSGPKYTQHLEDPEGNSRRTRVIRAKSRPCEDSPSPTEEEPSSFSGQN